From a single Candidatus Nanopelagicales bacterium genomic region:
- the tig gene encoding trigger factor, with amino-acid sequence MKTDVENLSETRVKLTVDLPFDDLTDELDAAYKRIASQVQIPGFRKGKVPRAIIDQRLGRGAVLEEVVNAAVPPAYEAAIKEADVIPLGQPQVEITDITDGDKIAFVAEVDIRPAFDLPDYKGIEVEVAPLAVSDEDVAEQLDLLAKRFGSYSEVDRDVADGDVLLIDMTAMSDGTEIEELAQTALSYEVGEEGLVPGLDEAVIGLSAGQSTTFDFTPEFGDYQGKPIEVSVTVSTVRERIMPELDDELAMMASEFDTLDELRADLRTRLERARLMERGQEAREKAHDQLLAAFEVPLPEGVIAAEVEQHFENHGESDDDHRAEVEADARKSLKSQFLMDAIAEAEDVSVGEGELSQWLLMQAPRYGMSPDQFAQALVEAGQVPMAVAEVRRGKALAVVLESARITDTDGNEIDLSQLDRQAEEAEAEELAEELAEEAEELVDALEEAEEELDEAEAVLEADEAIEAEEALEAAEAEEAAEERDR; translated from the coding sequence GTGAAGACCGACGTTGAGAACCTGTCGGAGACCCGCGTCAAACTGACTGTGGATCTTCCTTTCGACGACTTGACCGACGAACTCGACGCCGCCTACAAGCGCATCGCGTCCCAGGTGCAGATCCCCGGGTTCCGCAAGGGCAAGGTCCCGCGGGCGATCATCGACCAGCGCCTCGGTCGCGGTGCGGTGCTCGAAGAGGTCGTCAACGCCGCCGTCCCCCCCGCCTACGAGGCCGCCATCAAGGAAGCAGATGTCATTCCCTTGGGCCAGCCTCAGGTCGAAATCACCGATATCACCGACGGTGACAAGATCGCCTTCGTCGCCGAGGTCGACATCCGGCCCGCCTTCGACCTGCCTGACTACAAGGGCATCGAGGTCGAGGTCGCCCCACTCGCCGTGTCTGACGAGGACGTCGCCGAACAACTGGACCTCTTGGCCAAGCGTTTCGGTTCGTACTCGGAGGTCGACCGGGACGTGGCCGACGGTGACGTACTTCTGATCGACATGACCGCCATGTCCGACGGCACCGAGATCGAAGAACTCGCCCAGACCGCGCTGTCGTACGAGGTCGGCGAAGAGGGACTGGTCCCCGGACTCGACGAGGCCGTCATCGGTCTGTCCGCCGGCCAAAGCACCACGTTCGACTTCACTCCCGAGTTCGGCGACTACCAGGGCAAGCCGATCGAGGTCTCCGTCACCGTCTCGACGGTCCGAGAGCGCATCATGCCCGAACTCGACGACGAGTTGGCCATGATGGCGTCCGAGTTCGACACCCTCGACGAGTTGCGCGCCGACCTGCGCACGCGCCTGGAGCGGGCCCGGCTCATGGAGCGGGGTCAGGAAGCCCGCGAGAAGGCCCACGACCAACTGCTCGCCGCGTTCGAGGTCCCGCTGCCCGAAGGGGTCATCGCCGCCGAGGTCGAGCAGCACTTCGAGAACCACGGTGAATCCGACGACGATCACCGCGCCGAGGTCGAGGCCGACGCCCGCAAGTCGCTGAAGAGCCAGTTCCTGATGGACGCCATCGCCGAGGCGGAGGACGTCTCTGTCGGCGAAGGTGAACTCAGCCAGTGGCTGCTCATGCAGGCTCCGCGCTACGGCATGTCACCGGATCAGTTCGCGCAGGCCCTCGTCGAGGCCGGGCAGGTGCCCATGGCGGTCGCCGAGGTGCGCCGCGGCAAGGCGCTGGCGGTCGTGCTCGAATCCGCTCGGATCACCGATACGGACGGCAACGAGATCGACTTGTCGCAGCTCGATCGCCAAGCTGAGGAAGCGGAAGCAGAGGAACTGGCCGAAGAGCTGGCCGAAGAAGCCGAGGAACTCGTTGACGCCCTGGAAGAGGCCGAAGAGGAACTCGACGAGGCCGAAGCAGTGCTAGAAGCAGACGAAGCGATCGAGGCCGAAGAAGCGCTCGAGGCCGCCGAGGCCGAAGAGGCCGCTGAGGAACGCGACCGCTGA
- a CDS encoding type II toxin-antitoxin system RelE/ParE family toxin has protein sequence MTGTCRVEIARRALKSIQALPKKEQQRVRATIELLSVNPRPPACVPLKGESSAHRVRVGDYRIVYEVHDRRLLILAVRVGHRRQVYR, from the coding sequence GTGACCGGCACCTGCCGGGTGGAAATCGCGCGCCGGGCGCTGAAGTCGATCCAAGCCCTTCCCAAGAAGGAGCAACAGCGCGTGCGAGCGACCATCGAGCTTCTTTCGGTGAACCCGCGCCCACCGGCGTGTGTCCCACTCAAAGGTGAGAGTTCGGCGCACCGTGTCCGCGTGGGGGACTACCGCATCGTCTACGAGGTCCACGATCGTCGCCTGCTGATCCTGGCCGTCCGAGTCGGGCATCGCCGGCAGGTCTACCGATGA
- a CDS encoding type II toxin-antitoxin system Phd/YefM family antitoxin produces the protein MTEIAVSEARNHLAELIDSTRRSGDPVIVTRRGRRVAVILDHEAYEQLLEDAEEAVDLAELRAAREDDDYIPWNEVKADLGLV, from the coding sequence ATGACCGAGATTGCTGTCAGCGAGGCGCGCAACCATCTCGCCGAACTCATCGACTCCACCCGGCGCAGTGGGGACCCGGTGATCGTGACCCGTCGTGGGCGCCGCGTGGCGGTGATCCTGGACCACGAGGCCTACGAGCAATTGCTGGAGGACGCTGAAGAAGCCGTCGACCTGGCCGAACTGCGGGCTGCGCGGGAGGACGACGATTACATCCCGTGGAACGAGGTCAAGGCCGACCTCGGACTGGTGTGA
- a CDS encoding DUF3159 domain-containing protein, with the protein MGIEDTGTERDSPAEPHGDGPDAVIAVAAPDNPMHRLLGGWRGGLESAAPSVVFALTYVVAGHGLGTALIAAVTVGVALAILRLVRREKPVRVIGGLLAVGIAALVAARTGNAVDYFLPSLLANVVSALAWALSILVGWPMLGIVVGLALGQRTRWRNDPDLVRVYGLASWVWTVSFLIRAAVQYPLWLTDNVVGLGVARLVLGWPMVLAVIGISWWLIHRSLPPGHPGLLHPRSPSPASVPRE; encoded by the coding sequence GTGGGCATCGAGGACACCGGCACCGAGCGTGACTCACCGGCCGAGCCTCACGGCGATGGCCCTGACGCCGTGATCGCCGTCGCGGCTCCCGACAATCCGATGCACCGCCTGCTCGGCGGCTGGCGCGGCGGGTTGGAGTCCGCGGCGCCCAGCGTCGTGTTCGCCCTCACCTACGTCGTGGCGGGCCACGGCCTCGGCACAGCACTGATCGCAGCGGTCACGGTGGGAGTCGCGCTGGCGATCCTGCGGCTGGTGCGCCGCGAGAAACCGGTGCGGGTGATTGGAGGGCTGCTGGCCGTCGGCATAGCGGCGCTGGTGGCCGCTCGGACGGGCAACGCCGTCGACTACTTCCTGCCCAGCCTGTTGGCGAATGTCGTGTCCGCGCTGGCGTGGGCGCTGTCGATCCTCGTGGGATGGCCCATGCTGGGCATCGTCGTCGGGCTCGCTCTCGGGCAGCGCACCAGGTGGCGCAACGACCCCGACCTCGTGCGCGTCTACGGACTCGCGTCATGGGTGTGGACGGTGTCGTTCCTGATCCGCGCGGCGGTGCAGTACCCGCTATGGCTCACCGACAATGTCGTCGGGCTGGGGGTCGCCCGGCTCGTGCTCGGCTGGCCCATGGTGCTGGCAGTCATCGGCATCTCCTGGTGGCTGATCCACCGCTCCTTGCCACCGGGCCATCCCGGTCTGCTGCATCCTCGTTCCCCCAGTCCCGCGTCAGTCCCGCGGGAGTAG
- a CDS encoding patatin-like phospholipase family protein, producing the protein MADATTSADNSTVAVVMTGAAARGAFQAGALAAIVPELEARGLRPSVFLGASAGAINAALWGSFAHLGSDRAGRRMVDVWRSMGRKDILTHPVGSVLGDSWRLLPGSLAGRGPGLRSLLNTEPLVRTSRTVFDPRRLAANVADDVVSAVGVVATRMPTRNAAMGTARSVVFIDTNLPTEGVADSARAVDVAVGHLTADTVLASAAIPVAFPAVRLSHPTAVAGWYIDGGVRLNAPLRPAVALGAQTIVVISADATDYAPAEAPAGAGEPWPDVGDATALTLHTVLGDRMIEDLHALRQRNEWIAQGLVPVSREGRAYRPIDTITVGPRPGELASLAEYVMTRKRLSRWRSWIRESDLFALERVLRGIGEGTGQRELLSYVLFDEEYFAAQIEIGQTAARAALRALDDK; encoded by the coding sequence ATGGCCGACGCCACGACCAGCGCCGATAACTCGACCGTCGCCGTCGTGATGACGGGGGCCGCGGCCAGGGGTGCATTCCAGGCCGGCGCCTTGGCCGCGATCGTGCCCGAATTGGAGGCCCGCGGCCTGCGTCCGTCGGTGTTCTTGGGGGCCAGCGCCGGCGCCATCAACGCCGCGCTGTGGGGATCGTTCGCGCATCTGGGCAGCGACCGGGCCGGCCGACGCATGGTGGACGTGTGGCGCTCGATGGGGCGCAAGGACATCCTGACGCATCCGGTCGGCTCGGTCCTAGGTGACAGTTGGCGGCTGCTGCCCGGTTCCTTGGCCGGGCGCGGGCCCGGGTTGCGGTCGTTGCTCAACACCGAACCGCTCGTGCGCACGTCTCGGACAGTGTTCGACCCTCGCCGCCTCGCCGCCAATGTCGCTGACGACGTCGTGAGCGCGGTGGGGGTCGTGGCCACGCGTATGCCGACCCGCAACGCCGCCATGGGCACTGCTCGCTCGGTCGTCTTCATCGACACGAACCTCCCCACGGAGGGGGTGGCGGACTCGGCCCGCGCTGTCGACGTCGCTGTGGGTCACCTGACCGCCGACACGGTGCTCGCTTCGGCGGCGATCCCGGTCGCGTTCCCGGCGGTGCGTCTGTCCCATCCCACCGCTGTCGCGGGCTGGTACATCGACGGTGGGGTGCGACTGAACGCCCCTCTGCGTCCGGCGGTGGCGCTGGGCGCGCAGACGATTGTCGTGATCTCTGCCGACGCCACCGACTACGCACCCGCCGAAGCCCCAGCCGGAGCGGGCGAACCATGGCCGGACGTCGGTGATGCCACAGCCCTGACCCTGCACACGGTGCTGGGTGACCGGATGATCGAGGACCTGCATGCCTTGCGACAACGCAACGAGTGGATAGCGCAGGGGCTCGTCCCCGTGTCGCGGGAAGGTCGTGCGTACCGGCCCATCGACACCATCACGGTCGGACCGCGACCCGGCGAACTCGCCAGCCTCGCCGAGTACGTCATGACCCGCAAACGACTGTCGCGCTGGCGCAGTTGGATCCGCGAATCCGATCTGTTTGCACTGGAGCGGGTCCTGCGCGGTATCGGCGAGGGCACCGGTCAGCGTGAGCTGCTCAGCTACGTGCTGTTCGACGAGGAGTACTTCGCCGCCCAGATCGAGATCGGGCAGACCGCCGCGCGTGCCGCGCTGCGAGCACTCGACGACAAATGA
- a CDS encoding M1 family aminopeptidase, whose amino-acid sequence MTTAANITRAEAAARSADVSVQSYDVELDVTGDTTFRSRTTVRFTARTATTWLDLIAPTLLSVTCNGAAVDITAYDGHRIQLTGLAADNEVVVEANCAFMNTGEGLHRFVDPVDGETYLYTQFETADARRMYACFEQPDMKATFRLAVTGPAHWTVVSNAPTPEPTPIGDGVARWQFDTTAVLPTYITALVAGPYHEVRDEYTGTYGTYPLGVFCRRSLAEHLDADEILTVTKQGFEFFERIFGIPYPFGKYDQLFVPEFNAGAMENAGCVTFLEDYVFRSRVTYSAYEQRANTILHEMAHMWFGDLVTMKWWDDLWLNESFAEWAAHFSSVAATRYTDAWTSFSVLRKAWAYRQDQLPSTHPIAADMTDLDAVRVNFDGITYAKGAERAQATRGLGRRGQLPRRAACVLRRLRLAQRHPAGPPAASRGRQRP is encoded by the coding sequence ATGACCACTGCCGCGAACATCACCCGGGCTGAGGCCGCCGCACGATCAGCCGACGTCTCGGTGCAGTCCTACGACGTCGAGTTGGACGTGACCGGCGACACCACCTTCCGTAGTCGAACCACGGTGCGCTTCACCGCGCGCACTGCCACTACCTGGCTCGATCTGATCGCACCAACGTTGCTCAGCGTGACGTGTAACGGCGCTGCGGTCGACATCACCGCCTACGACGGCCACCGCATACAACTGACCGGCTTGGCGGCCGACAACGAGGTCGTGGTCGAGGCGAACTGCGCGTTCATGAACACCGGCGAGGGGTTGCACCGGTTCGTGGACCCCGTCGACGGCGAGACGTACCTCTACACCCAGTTCGAGACAGCGGACGCACGCCGCATGTACGCATGCTTCGAGCAGCCGGACATGAAAGCCACGTTCCGACTCGCCGTGACCGGGCCCGCGCACTGGACAGTCGTGTCGAATGCCCCGACTCCGGAACCGACTCCGATCGGCGACGGGGTGGCCCGATGGCAATTCGACACGACGGCTGTGCTGCCGACCTACATCACCGCGCTCGTGGCCGGCCCCTACCACGAGGTGCGCGACGAGTACACGGGCACATACGGCACTTATCCCTTGGGGGTCTTCTGCCGACGCAGCCTGGCCGAACACCTCGACGCCGATGAGATCCTCACTGTCACCAAACAGGGCTTCGAGTTCTTCGAGCGCATCTTTGGCATCCCCTACCCGTTCGGGAAGTACGACCAGTTGTTCGTGCCCGAGTTCAACGCCGGTGCCATGGAGAACGCGGGCTGTGTGACGTTCCTCGAGGACTACGTGTTCCGCAGCCGGGTCACCTACTCGGCCTACGAGCAGCGCGCCAACACGATCCTGCACGAGATGGCACACATGTGGTTCGGGGATCTCGTCACCATGAAGTGGTGGGACGACCTGTGGCTCAACGAGTCGTTCGCCGAGTGGGCCGCTCACTTCTCCTCCGTCGCGGCGACGCGCTACACGGACGCCTGGACCAGCTTCTCCGTGCTGCGCAAAGCCTGGGCGTACCGCCAGGACCAACTACCGTCGACGCACCCGATCGCGGCCGACATGACCGACCTGGACGCCGTCCGCGTCAACTTCGACGGCATCACCTACGCGAAGGGCGCCGAGCGCGCTCAAGCAACTCGTGGCCTGGGTCGGCGAGGACAACTTCCTCGCCGGGCTGCGTGCGTACTTCGGCGACTTCGCCTGGCGCAACGCCACCCTGCCGGACCTCCTGCGGCATCTCGAGGCCGCCAGCGGCCGTGA